A part of Lujinxingia sediminis genomic DNA contains:
- a CDS encoding NAD-dependent epimerase/dehydratase family protein, with the protein MTLSKILMVGAGYTGLEIARQAREAGLDVVATTSNPERRQALEALGALVLEWKASADASPLAEHLDVHTALLYSVPPLPDTYAPGDENSPAEHLIPLLAALKLAEAQGCPRFVYLSSTSVYGDHNAQWLDEDAELRPTSPQGKMRRDSELAVLGAEGIEGYTLRIVGIYGPGRTILGRLESGRYPLVDGGKKITNRIHVEDLAQAALAVALRAPKGSRPYNVSDGQPTAVRELVSFVCEQTGLPMPEPISIEDYARRVQNPNVVARWTNSARVSNRRLLDELQIELRYPDVFAGYRPILNARTSD; encoded by the coding sequence ATGACCCTCTCTAAAATTCTGATGGTCGGTGCCGGATACACCGGCCTTGAGATCGCTCGCCAGGCCCGAGAAGCCGGCCTGGACGTCGTCGCCACAACCTCCAACCCGGAACGTCGCCAGGCGCTTGAAGCCCTGGGCGCCCTGGTTCTGGAGTGGAAGGCCAGCGCCGATGCCAGCCCGCTGGCCGAGCACCTCGACGTACACACCGCGCTGCTCTATTCGGTGCCCCCTCTTCCCGACACCTACGCCCCCGGAGACGAAAACTCCCCGGCCGAGCACCTCATCCCTCTGCTCGCCGCGCTCAAGCTCGCAGAGGCGCAGGGCTGCCCGCGCTTTGTCTACCTCTCCTCGACCTCGGTCTACGGCGACCACAACGCGCAGTGGCTCGATGAAGACGCCGAGCTCCGCCCCACAAGTCCTCAGGGCAAGATGCGCCGCGACTCCGAGCTCGCGGTTCTCGGCGCCGAGGGCATCGAAGGCTACACCCTTCGCATTGTGGGCATCTACGGGCCGGGCCGCACGATCCTGGGACGCCTGGAGAGCGGGCGCTACCCTCTGGTCGACGGAGGCAAAAAGATCACCAACCGCATCCACGTCGAAGACCTCGCCCAGGCGGCGTTGGCCGTGGCGCTGCGCGCGCCGAAAGGATCACGCCCCTACAACGTCAGCGACGGCCAGCCCACCGCGGTGCGCGAGCTGGTGAGCTTTGTCTGCGAGCAGACCGGCCTGCCCATGCCCGAGCCTATCAGCATTGAGGACTACGCCCGCCGGGTACAAAACCCCAACGTCGTGGCGCGCTGGACCAACAGCGCCCGGGTGAGCAACCGGCGCCTGCTCGACGAGCTGCAGATCGAGCTTCGCTACCCGGACGTCTTCGCCGGCTATCGCCCCATCCTCAACGCCCGCACCTCAGACTGA
- a CDS encoding response regulator, translating to MRTIKILIIDDDKDICEYMHLLLSQSGYHVETETSPSRALDLLREEQFHVVVLDIMMPELNGMEVLEEIRKFDSDIAIIIFTGYPSVDTAVTSMKYNVSDYIKKPFDVDEFNQTLENILRDKGLLIDPEEQLLVTIGQNIRAARKDRSLTLKQMSRRTGLSVSLLSQIERAESSASVSSLFKLARALDCSLTEFFGSY from the coding sequence TTGCGCACCATCAAGATTCTTATCATCGACGATGATAAAGACATCTGCGAATACATGCACCTCTTGCTCAGCCAGAGCGGCTACCACGTGGAGACCGAGACAAGCCCCTCCCGGGCGCTGGATCTTCTGCGTGAGGAGCAGTTCCACGTAGTCGTGCTCGACATCATGATGCCCGAGCTCAACGGCATGGAGGTGCTTGAGGAGATCCGCAAGTTCGACAGCGACATCGCTATCATCATCTTCACCGGATACCCCTCGGTGGACACAGCGGTCACGTCGATGAAGTACAACGTGAGCGACTACATCAAAAAACCCTTTGATGTGGATGAGTTCAATCAGACCCTTGAGAACATCCTGCGCGATAAGGGCCTGCTCATCGACCCCGAGGAGCAGCTTCTGGTGACCATCGGCCAGAACATCCGCGCGGCCCGAAAAGATCGCAGCCTGACCCTCAAGCAGATGTCGCGCCGCACCGGTCTTTCGGTGAGCTTGCTCTCCCAGATCGAGCGCGCCGAATCCAGCGCCTCGGTCTCCAGCCTCTTTAAGCTGGCCCGCGCGCTCGACTGCTCTCTCACCGAATTTTTCGGTAGCTACTGA
- a CDS encoding uracil-DNA glycosylase family protein, which produces MNPIAISERLVEELRGVVFEPPISHAYQPLEYAWASHKLYLERYGQKRPRPVMLVGMNPGPWGMAQNGVPFGSIEMVRDWMGVEAPVGQPEALHPKRPVDGFECSRSEVSGSRLWGWAREQFGSAERFFETFFVHNYCPLLILDEDGKNRTPPQLRKEEKAQVLPPCDRALRELVAYFEPRFVIGVGAFAEKSIQRALKKSDFEGEIGRVLHPSPASPAANRGWAAQAQAQLEALGVPLGDG; this is translated from the coding sequence ATGAATCCGATCGCGATCAGTGAGCGCCTGGTGGAGGAGCTTCGAGGTGTGGTGTTTGAACCGCCGATAAGCCACGCCTACCAGCCTCTGGAGTACGCCTGGGCGTCGCATAAACTTTACCTGGAGCGTTACGGCCAGAAGCGCCCTCGGCCGGTGATGCTGGTGGGCATGAACCCGGGGCCCTGGGGGATGGCGCAGAACGGGGTGCCCTTTGGCAGCATCGAGATGGTGCGGGACTGGATGGGCGTGGAGGCGCCGGTGGGCCAGCCCGAAGCGCTCCATCCGAAGCGGCCGGTCGACGGGTTTGAATGTTCGCGAAGCGAGGTCAGCGGCTCCCGTCTCTGGGGGTGGGCCCGGGAGCAGTTCGGGTCTGCGGAGCGCTTCTTTGAGACCTTTTTTGTGCACAATTATTGCCCGCTTTTGATCCTCGACGAAGACGGTAAAAACCGCACCCCGCCTCAACTTCGTAAGGAAGAGAAGGCGCAGGTTTTACCGCCCTGTGATCGGGCGTTGCGCGAGCTGGTGGCGTATTTTGAGCCGCGCTTTGTGATCGGTGTGGGCGCGTTTGCCGAGAAGAGCATTCAGCGCGCGCTTAAGAAGAGCGACTTTGAGGGGGAAATCGGGCGGGTGCTGCACCCGAGCCCGGCCAGTCCGGCGGCCAACAGGGGCTGGGCCGCCCAGGCTCAGGCGCAGCTGGAGGCGCTGGGCGTGCCGCTGGGCGATGGCTGA
- a CDS encoding alpha/beta hydrolase family protein, whose protein sequence is MDRWKVTMLAGSALVAGVVLGASCASGGKANAPAPADDSPVEQTQPGEVRVVEVLEEAIRFEAAGTTVHGTLTRPRFSDDAVEPVPAVVLVAGSGPTDRNWESPVLPGENGSARLLARALGERGIAVLRYDKRATGQTDFPGDLRWEDYLAELEGALGVLSAHEAVDAGRLFVAGHSEGGAHALRALQQEVVSPAGVMLLATAGRTLSEVIAWQIEAQLVAAGIGESRVQAEVANLKRALASIASGQTVRASRVSMYPGVVRLVEALQAEDGRAFSQAILDWSPTRAAGEVKVPMLILNGRKDLQVDPGLDAQALAEAARSAGGDVELVLVDDADHVLKHQPTAREELSAQHGLLYNQAGRQLDPQVVEAIVDWVQRH, encoded by the coding sequence ATGGATCGATGGAAGGTCACGATGTTGGCCGGGAGTGCGCTTGTGGCGGGGGTTGTGCTGGGGGCATCCTGCGCCTCCGGGGGTAAGGCCAACGCCCCGGCTCCGGCTGATGATTCGCCGGTGGAGCAGACCCAACCCGGGGAGGTGCGCGTGGTGGAGGTGCTGGAAGAAGCGATTCGCTTTGAGGCCGCCGGTACCACGGTGCACGGCACGCTGACGCGGCCGCGCTTTTCTGATGATGCCGTGGAGCCAGTCCCCGCGGTGGTGCTGGTGGCGGGCAGCGGGCCGACCGATCGCAACTGGGAGAGCCCGGTGTTGCCCGGAGAGAACGGCTCGGCGCGTCTTCTGGCCCGGGCGCTCGGAGAGCGGGGCATCGCCGTGCTGCGCTACGACAAGCGCGCGACCGGGCAGACGGACTTCCCCGGCGATCTGCGCTGGGAGGATTATCTGGCGGAGCTCGAAGGCGCGCTGGGGGTCTTGAGCGCGCATGAGGCCGTGGACGCCGGGCGCCTCTTTGTGGCCGGGCATAGCGAGGGGGGCGCGCATGCGTTGCGCGCGTTGCAGCAGGAGGTCGTCTCCCCGGCCGGAGTGATGCTTCTGGCGACCGCGGGTCGAACGCTCTCGGAGGTGATCGCCTGGCAGATCGAGGCCCAACTGGTGGCGGCGGGCATCGGGGAGTCGCGGGTGCAGGCGGAGGTGGCCAATCTCAAGCGCGCGCTGGCGTCGATCGCCTCCGGTCAGACGGTGCGCGCCTCGCGGGTGAGCATGTATCCCGGGGTGGTGCGCCTTGTGGAGGCGTTGCAGGCTGAGGATGGTCGGGCCTTCAGCCAGGCGATTCTGGACTGGTCGCCGACCCGGGCCGCCGGTGAGGTGAAGGTGCCGATGTTGATTCTCAACGGTCGAAAGGATCTTCAGGTCGACCCGGGGCTCGATGCTCAGGCGCTGGCCGAGGCCGCTCGGAGCGCGGGGGGGGACGTCGAACTCGTTCTGGTTGATGACGCCGACCACGTGCTCAAGCACCAGCCGACAGCGCGCGAAGAACTCAGCGCGCAGCACGGACTTCTTTACAATCAGGCCGGTCGTCAGCTCGACCCGCAGGTGGTCGAGGCGATCGTCGACTGGGTGCAACGCCACTGA
- a CDS encoding hybrid sensor histidine kinase/response regulator, translating into MKHEQADAYARGGARLEALRRYCVLDTEPEEAFDRLARLAAQICEAPASTITLVDEERQWFKARLGVDLVQTGLEASFCKFVICGTEVMEVPDARDDARFKDIPTVVGGPKIRYYAGAPLVSPEGHRLGTICVFDSKPRSGLSEEQHLALRDLAGVVVDELELRRARQELGTHVEREEGLKQRLIARQERLDLALKASNLGWWEWGPGEDSLHVDARVAEQLGVEPGALSVEAFSACFAESSRSELANIFATHLQEERYARPRLLQVDREDDAGGELRRVVVYAVRSSRGGRMIGTLQDITEEHNSQREMERLERLAALGTMAAGVGHEINNPLAYILASMEFVQGMLAPQVKAESGQVSLARHDAAEVLSAIHDAHEGALRMRDIVRELRVLARDPQQTQPAEPIAMDESLNLALRMARIHLRGKGRIELQRGSNRQVLATRSGLTQVLLNILLNAVHAVAQRQPDTGSGRVLVRTFDRDAQVVVEIEDNGVGISQENLSRVFDPFFTTKGPDEGTGLGVPTSLRLVEHFGGSLELSSEEGRGTLVRVMLPAVEAPSVRGGAHSPSEEVRFHRVLVIDDEARLGKIFARLLRDRAEVVSVEGVEQARAALSVGDFDAIFCDLHLPVISGAAFFRELQKERPELAPRVVFMTGGLYSEEARALVNSGEHVVLYKPFDLAALRDALASVLAR; encoded by the coding sequence GTGAAACATGAGCAAGCAGACGCATACGCCAGGGGAGGGGCGCGACTTGAGGCGTTGCGACGCTATTGCGTTCTCGACACCGAGCCGGAAGAGGCCTTCGATCGTCTGGCGCGTCTTGCCGCCCAGATCTGTGAGGCCCCCGCATCGACGATCACTCTGGTCGACGAAGAACGGCAGTGGTTTAAGGCGCGCCTCGGCGTCGACCTGGTCCAAACCGGACTTGAAGCGTCTTTTTGTAAGTTTGTGATCTGCGGCACCGAGGTGATGGAGGTGCCCGACGCACGGGACGACGCGCGTTTTAAGGATATTCCCACCGTGGTCGGCGGCCCGAAGATTCGCTACTACGCCGGCGCTCCCCTGGTGTCCCCGGAGGGGCATCGGCTGGGCACGATCTGCGTGTTTGATAGCAAGCCTCGCTCCGGGCTCTCGGAGGAGCAGCACCTTGCGCTTCGCGACCTCGCCGGGGTGGTGGTCGATGAGTTGGAGTTACGTCGGGCGCGGCAAGAACTCGGGACGCACGTTGAGCGAGAGGAGGGGCTGAAGCAGAGGTTGATCGCACGCCAGGAGCGTCTCGACCTGGCGCTGAAGGCTTCCAATCTGGGATGGTGGGAGTGGGGGCCTGGCGAGGACTCGCTTCATGTCGATGCGCGCGTTGCCGAGCAGCTCGGGGTGGAGCCGGGTGCGTTGAGTGTGGAGGCGTTCTCCGCCTGTTTTGCGGAGAGCTCGCGCAGCGAGCTTGCGAACATCTTTGCGACGCATCTTCAGGAAGAGCGCTACGCTCGCCCGCGCTTATTACAGGTGGATCGAGAGGATGACGCCGGCGGCGAGCTTCGCCGGGTTGTGGTGTACGCGGTGCGAAGTTCAAGGGGCGGGCGGATGATCGGGACCCTTCAAGACATCACCGAGGAGCACAACAGCCAGCGTGAGATGGAGCGCCTGGAGCGCCTGGCGGCCCTGGGCACGATGGCCGCCGGGGTAGGGCATGAGATCAACAATCCGCTGGCGTACATTCTGGCGAGCATGGAGTTTGTCCAGGGTATGCTGGCACCGCAGGTGAAGGCCGAGAGTGGGCAGGTGAGCCTGGCGCGGCATGACGCTGCGGAGGTGCTCTCAGCGATCCATGACGCCCATGAAGGCGCTCTGCGTATGCGCGACATTGTGCGGGAGCTGCGCGTGCTGGCGCGCGATCCGCAGCAGACTCAGCCGGCTGAGCCTATCGCGATGGACGAGAGCCTCAACCTGGCGTTGCGCATGGCCCGAATTCACCTGCGCGGCAAGGGGCGCATCGAGCTCCAGCGTGGGAGCAATCGTCAGGTGCTTGCCACGCGCTCCGGGCTGACCCAGGTGCTGCTCAACATCTTGCTTAACGCGGTGCATGCCGTGGCACAGAGGCAGCCGGATACGGGGAGCGGACGGGTGCTCGTTCGCACCTTCGATCGCGATGCGCAGGTCGTCGTGGAGATCGAGGATAACGGCGTGGGCATCTCTCAAGAAAACCTCTCACGGGTCTTCGATCCCTTTTTCACGACCAAGGGGCCTGATGAGGGGACAGGCCTGGGGGTGCCGACCTCGTTGCGGCTGGTCGAGCACTTTGGGGGCAGTCTGGAGCTGAGTAGTGAAGAGGGGAGGGGCACGCTGGTGCGTGTGATGTTGCCTGCCGTTGAGGCACCTTCGGTTCGCGGCGGGGCGCACTCACCCTCGGAGGAGGTCAGGTTTCATCGTGTGCTGGTGATCGACGATGAGGCGCGCCTGGGTAAGATATTTGCGCGTCTTCTTCGCGACCGGGCCGAGGTGGTCAGTGTGGAGGGCGTGGAGCAAGCCCGGGCGGCGCTGAGCGTCGGCGACTTCGATGCGATCTTCTGCGACCTGCATCTGCCGGTGATCAGCGGCGCGGCCTTCTTTCGAGAACTTCAGAAGGAGCGCCCCGAACTCGCCCCGCGGGTGGTGTTTATGACCGGTGGTCTCTACAGCGAGGAGGCCCGCGCGCTTGTGAATTCAGGTGAACATGTCGTGCTTTATAAACCTTTTGACCTGGCGGCGCTGCGCGATGCTTTGGCCAGCGTGCTGGCGCGTTGA
- a CDS encoding helix-turn-helix transcriptional regulator, translated as MSPRNDLRERAHQAREELCQELQRLSERVGARGASFAEVRLAEERMYWARPVRRGTSMEGLPEDGAAVDEALVEEIWRPVDESFRCFRRAPLARGGSGDVARTLIYNEDRLVGWVGFEKRSGAFSPSELDALSQESERLGDVARSYGRATDAMMKACVGLSLVFASKESVAYRTELQGGCFDEADLVRFGELCFESGEAVGMLKGWLLRVQRVEGDAGVGRLVHVEIAPRAERAPDFALTEMQRRVAEYARSGATVNEIARAMGRSPHTVKTHLKSVYERLGVASRLELAARLGGGELA; from the coding sequence ATGAGTCCGAGAAACGACCTGAGAGAGCGTGCCCATCAGGCCAGAGAAGAGTTATGTCAGGAGCTGCAGCGTCTAAGCGAGAGGGTGGGGGCCAGGGGCGCGAGCTTTGCGGAGGTTCGTCTGGCGGAGGAGCGCATGTACTGGGCTCGTCCGGTGCGCCGGGGGACGTCGATGGAAGGTCTTCCGGAGGATGGGGCGGCGGTGGACGAAGCGCTGGTCGAGGAGATCTGGCGGCCGGTCGATGAGAGTTTTCGCTGCTTTCGCAGGGCGCCTCTCGCCCGGGGAGGAAGCGGGGATGTGGCGCGCACGTTGATCTACAACGAAGATCGTCTGGTGGGCTGGGTGGGGTTTGAGAAGCGCTCGGGCGCGTTCTCGCCATCGGAGCTTGATGCGCTCTCGCAGGAGAGCGAGCGTCTGGGCGATGTGGCCCGAAGTTACGGGCGGGCGACCGACGCGATGATGAAGGCGTGCGTCGGGTTGAGCCTGGTGTTCGCCTCAAAAGAGAGCGTGGCCTACCGAACCGAGCTCCAGGGGGGATGCTTTGATGAGGCTGACCTGGTGCGTTTTGGCGAGCTGTGTTTCGAGTCTGGCGAGGCGGTCGGGATGCTGAAAGGCTGGCTCCTGCGGGTGCAAAGGGTGGAGGGGGACGCCGGTGTCGGCCGCCTGGTGCATGTGGAGATCGCGCCGCGGGCCGAGCGTGCCCCGGATTTTGCGCTCACCGAGATGCAGCGGCGCGTGGCCGAGTACGCCCGCTCTGGCGCGACGGTCAACGAGATCGCGCGCGCCATGGGGAGGAGCCCGCATACGGTTAAGACGCACCTCAAAAGCGTCTATGAGCGCCTCGGCGTGGCCAGCCGTCTGGAGTTGGCGGCGCGCCTGGGCGGCGGGGAGCTGGCCTGA
- a CDS encoding 4Fe-4S dicluster domain-containing protein, producing MAFIIAEPCVGYCDTSCVEVCPVDCIHGPMPVEEIQELKAAGEEAQLAKIQLYIDPDICIDCGACEPECPVEAIFEEDELPSKWSEFTEKNAEFFQG from the coding sequence ATGGCGTTTATTATCGCCGAACCTTGCGTCGGCTACTGCGACACCTCGTGTGTGGAAGTCTGCCCGGTGGATTGCATCCACGGGCCGATGCCGGTCGAAGAGATTCAGGAGCTTAAGGCGGCCGGTGAGGAGGCTCAGCTGGCTAAGATTCAGCTCTACATCGATCCGGACATCTGCATTGACTGCGGCGCCTGTGAGCCGGAGTGCCCGGTCGAGGCGATCTTTGAAGAAGACGAACTCCCCTCGAAGTGGTCGGAGTTCACCGAGAAGAACGCCGAGTTTTTTCAGGGCTGA
- a CDS encoding EVE domain-containing protein has product MRYWLVKSEPEVFSLDDLKDKKVSPWDGVRNYQARNFMRDEMGVGDPVLFYHSRERPPAVVGLAEVVSEPYPDPTQYDPASPYFDPKATESKPRWWLVDLGYVRHFPQKVSLEQIKATEALQEMMLVKRSRLSVMPVAQAHAERILTMAGEAP; this is encoded by the coding sequence ATGCGTTACTGGTTGGTCAAGAGTGAACCGGAAGTCTTCTCACTCGACGACCTGAAAGATAAGAAAGTATCGCCCTGGGATGGGGTGCGAAACTACCAGGCGCGCAACTTTATGCGCGATGAGATGGGCGTGGGCGATCCGGTGTTATTTTACCACTCCCGGGAGCGACCACCGGCGGTGGTCGGGCTGGCGGAGGTGGTCAGCGAGCCTTATCCAGATCCGACGCAATATGATCCTGCCAGCCCCTATTTTGATCCCAAAGCCACCGAGAGCAAGCCGCGCTGGTGGCTTGTCGATCTGGGCTATGTGCGCCATTTTCCTCAAAAGGTGAGCCTGGAGCAGATCAAGGCCACCGAGGCGCTCCAGGAGATGATGTTGGTCAAGCGTTCGCGCCTCTCGGTGATGCCGGTGGCGCAGGCGCATGCAGAACGTATTTTGACGATGGCCGGGGAGGCCCCATGA
- a CDS encoding MYXO-CTERM sorting domain-containing protein, with amino-acid sequence MMRMKMHRAMFATKRAWGPALMMLALGCGQAEEPADMASHHQSLGESTPAYYWSGQGSEAMPDYAERALGHVWNLARRDPAAAGILGPLPELPAVLDPYFVEMARWQGGHVLESSCECSPEDEAQRGRSCCELGMIDGELGCIGDVVACDSGVGTTSQEDRWSTFTLAGGVPINELGVVSESAEPSPAAGLEAVALGIANANPQMLSGTYNVMGAAVVRRGQQNYLGWVGGQSARALPVIPDGVHLIFGQNADSAFGNTPEGQVSFSMLYVEPNGPPSQATLVFDDGCEAMVPPSAADWANRSEENPFAGGQARLDVALEPGCHRYVFTAVDAFGVGHTYPSYGSLGAEIGNDGQVLANSDACPVWSAERPSMACLDPVQNCSQGDTRECYSGREATRQDDACHAGVETCVGGWWSGECDGESTPDATERCADLGSGSPDPGDGQNPGGAGGGSGDEGCGCSSAGTTGNLGALMVLGIAALLMRIRRRVLASSAR; translated from the coding sequence ATGATGAGGATGAAGATGCACAGGGCGATGTTCGCAACGAAGAGGGCGTGGGGGCCGGCGCTGATGATGCTGGCCCTCGGGTGCGGGCAGGCCGAGGAGCCCGCTGACATGGCGTCTCACCATCAGTCGCTGGGAGAGTCGACGCCGGCCTATTACTGGAGCGGGCAGGGCAGTGAGGCGATGCCGGACTACGCCGAGAGGGCCCTGGGGCATGTGTGGAACCTGGCGCGTCGCGATCCGGCGGCGGCCGGGATCCTGGGGCCTCTGCCGGAGCTTCCGGCGGTGCTCGATCCCTACTTCGTCGAGATGGCGCGCTGGCAGGGGGGGCATGTGTTGGAGAGCTCCTGCGAGTGCAGCCCGGAAGATGAGGCGCAGCGCGGGCGAAGCTGTTGCGAGCTCGGGATGATCGACGGGGAGCTTGGCTGCATCGGTGACGTGGTGGCCTGTGATTCGGGGGTTGGAACGACCTCCCAGGAGGATCGCTGGAGCACCTTTACCCTGGCCGGTGGCGTGCCCATCAATGAGCTCGGGGTGGTCTCGGAGAGTGCCGAGCCCTCGCCGGCGGCCGGGTTGGAGGCTGTGGCGTTGGGGATTGCCAACGCTAACCCGCAGATGCTCTCGGGAACCTACAACGTCATGGGAGCAGCGGTGGTGCGCCGCGGTCAGCAGAATTATCTGGGCTGGGTGGGCGGTCAGTCGGCTCGGGCTCTGCCGGTGATTCCCGATGGCGTGCATCTGATCTTCGGTCAGAACGCGGACTCGGCGTTTGGAAATACGCCCGAGGGGCAGGTGAGCTTCTCGATGCTCTATGTGGAGCCGAATGGCCCCCCGAGTCAGGCGACGCTCGTCTTCGACGATGGCTGTGAGGCGATGGTGCCGCCGAGTGCGGCGGACTGGGCCAATCGCAGTGAGGAGAACCCCTTTGCCGGAGGGCAGGCGCGCCTGGATGTGGCGCTTGAGCCCGGGTGCCACCGCTATGTGTTTACCGCGGTCGACGCGTTCGGGGTGGGGCATACCTATCCGAGTTACGGATCGTTGGGCGCTGAGATCGGTAACGATGGGCAGGTGCTGGCCAACTCCGATGCCTGCCCGGTGTGGAGCGCCGAGCGGCCTTCGATGGCATGTCTGGATCCGGTGCAAAACTGCAGCCAGGGCGATACGCGGGAGTGCTATTCGGGGCGCGAGGCCACCCGTCAGGACGATGCCTGCCATGCGGGTGTCGAGACGTGTGTGGGCGGCTGGTGGAGCGGGGAATGCGACGGGGAGTCGACTCCGGATGCCACCGAACGCTGCGCCGACCTGGGGAGCGGCTCACCTGATCCGGGCGATGGCCAGAACCCGGGCGGTGCAGGCGGGGGGAGCGGCGACGAGGGCTGCGGCTGTTCCAGCGCTGGCACCACAGGCAACCTCGGCGCGCTGATGGTCCTCGGGATCGCCGCCCTTCTTATGCGGATTCGTCGGCGTGTGCTGGCGAGCTCGGCTCGCTAG
- a CDS encoding reverse transcriptase family protein yields the protein MSLWQRLRDWIQPAPPAAKPPEQVSICEEPAHPSPEFNRRFTTSLRSADPSQTRRRTRSGRLRQRGLPVWRCDDDVAQALGLSLSELYHFACHRLADPHLHYVRFTIPKRGGEERPILAPKPRLKAIQRDLLELALHQLPVHRAAHAFLPGRSIATHARPHLQREFLLTLDLHNFFGALHVGRVRGFLMAMGYGWEVASTLALLCTEAPRQAVLVHGERLYTPTASRSLPQGAPTSPMLANAIVCRLDRRLSGLARSLGLNYTRYADDLTFSGDDPTRIASVMRLTHQIIAEEGFELATAKTRIQRRGQRQQVTGVVVNQTPGAPRARRRRLRAAIHRYAQACSRGEDDPLRRRQLEGELAFIHMLNPAQARALAAGLPDGPPVANAR from the coding sequence ATGAGCCTGTGGCAACGTTTGCGCGACTGGATCCAGCCCGCCCCCCCCGCCGCAAAGCCCCCCGAGCAGGTCTCGATCTGCGAGGAGCCCGCGCACCCCTCCCCCGAGTTCAACCGCCGATTTACCACCTCCCTTCGCAGCGCCGACCCCTCGCAGACCCGCCGACGCACGCGCAGCGGACGGCTCCGGCAGCGAGGGCTTCCAGTATGGCGATGCGACGACGATGTGGCACAGGCACTGGGCCTGAGCCTCTCTGAGCTCTATCACTTTGCCTGCCATCGGCTGGCCGACCCGCATCTTCATTACGTCCGCTTCACCATCCCTAAACGCGGCGGCGAGGAGCGCCCGATCCTCGCGCCCAAACCTCGTCTCAAGGCCATCCAGCGCGATCTTCTGGAGCTTGCGCTCCACCAACTTCCCGTTCACCGCGCCGCCCACGCCTTTCTGCCGGGGCGCTCGATCGCCACCCACGCCCGACCTCATCTCCAGCGCGAATTTCTCCTTACGCTCGACCTTCATAACTTCTTCGGCGCGCTGCATGTGGGGCGAGTGCGGGGTTTTCTCATGGCAATGGGCTACGGCTGGGAGGTCGCCTCGACGCTCGCGCTTCTGTGCACCGAAGCCCCCCGCCAGGCGGTACTCGTGCATGGCGAGCGACTCTACACACCCACAGCCTCGCGAAGCCTGCCGCAGGGAGCCCCTACGAGCCCCATGCTGGCCAACGCCATTGTCTGCCGCCTCGACCGCCGCTTAAGCGGCCTGGCCCGAAGCCTGGGCCTGAACTACACCCGCTACGCCGACGACCTGACCTTCTCCGGCGACGATCCCACCCGCATCGCCTCCGTGATGCGATTGACGCACCAGATCATTGCGGAAGAGGGCTTTGAGCTCGCCACCGCCAAGACCCGCATTCAACGCCGCGGCCAGCGCCAGCAGGTCACCGGCGTGGTCGTCAATCAGACACCGGGCGCGCCGCGGGCGCGCCGGCGCAGACTACGCGCGGCCATCCACCGCTACGCGCAGGCCTGCTCCCGCGGCGAAGATGACCCCCTTCGCCGCCGTCAACTGGAGGGCGAACTGGCCTTTATTCACATGCTCAACCCGGCCCAGGCCCGCGCCCTGGCCGCAGGCCTGCCTGATGGGCCGCCTGTGGCCAACGCGCGCTGA
- a CDS encoding GNAT family N-acetyltransferase, with amino-acid sequence MVSAPETLRLDAALTDAILPLRTRVLRPHLAPGRLAHFEGDDHPHTRHFAAWRGEEVVGVLSLFQNPMPGNTPPAWQLRGMAVAPEVQGQGVGGRLLEHALTRQALADPTITWVWCNARQRAVPFYERHGFAIVSPLFDIEGVGPHVRMARTLPTLLV; translated from the coding sequence ATGGTCTCTGCCCCCGAGACGTTGCGTCTGGACGCCGCCCTCACCGACGCCATCCTGCCGCTGCGCACCCGGGTGCTCCGGCCCCACCTCGCGCCAGGCCGCCTCGCGCATTTCGAGGGCGACGACCACCCCCACACCCGCCACTTCGCTGCCTGGCGTGGCGAGGAGGTCGTCGGTGTGCTCTCTCTTTTTCAAAATCCGATGCCCGGCAACACGCCGCCAGCCTGGCAACTTCGAGGCATGGCCGTAGCCCCCGAGGTCCAGGGCCAGGGGGTGGGCGGAAGACTCCTGGAGCACGCCCTGACCCGACAGGCGCTCGCCGACCCAACCATCACATGGGTCTGGTGCAATGCACGCCAGCGCGCGGTGCCCTTTTATGAGCGCCACGGCTTTGCGATCGTCTCCCCTCTTTTTGATATCGAAGGCGTCGGTCCTCATGTCCGCATGGCCCGCACCCTGCCGACGCTTTTGGTCTGA